In Melospiza melodia melodia isolate bMelMel2 chromosome 11, bMelMel2.pri, whole genome shotgun sequence, the following proteins share a genomic window:
- the TRMT13 gene encoding tRNA:m(4)X modification enzyme TRM13 homolog isoform X1 — MAAQGPPGAVVAMAEPEPRRCAHFVLRKKRFCRMIPAPGRRFCGEHGHEEEQNDRKRIPCPLDPKHTVYEDQLQKHLKKCNSREKPKPVYFVQDINAGLKDVSEIPEKQVPLSSLSIEELQNLITRLKKASNGLELHLKEQILSHQALQEALSDPKNGESAFKHLKQQASILGNMERLHLLGPGRCFVEFGAGRGKLSHWVDIALENVESVQFLLVERATTRFKVDGKHKRRDSIFERLQVDIQHLCLNKVPILEKKKLPVVGIGKHLCGAATDLALRCLVESYTTCCDGKDEEPAPKRCRAAQTEVAPHKSAGNESTTEDHKPVAGIVIALCCHHKCDWTHYVGREFFKSVGLGPVEFHYFQRMSSWATCGMQETTGKASTSEDSEDQTNDTEEHEHTLSSTASGSDTLQGTLSVEERKELGCLCKRLIDHGRIEYLQQQGYKAALQYYTEAAVSLENVLLTAVPNPSGIPEPTI, encoded by the exons ATGGCGGCGCAGGGGCCGCCGGGAGCGGTGGTGGCGATGGCGGAGCCGGAGCCGCGGCGCTGCGCTCACTTCGTGCTGAGGAAGAAGCGCTTCTGCCGGATGATCCCCGCGCCCGGCAGGCGCTTCTGCGGGGAGCACGGGCACGAGGAG GAACAAAATGACAGAAAAAGAATTCCGTGCCCTCTTGATCCAAAACA CACTGTATATGAAGACCAACtacaaaagcatttaaaaaaatgtaactCAAGAGAGAAGCCAAAGCCT gtctaCTTTGTTCAAGATATTAATGCTGGTTTAAAAGATGTCTCAGAAATACCAGAAAAACAA GTTCCTCTATCTTCTCTATCTATTGAAGAGCTGCAGAATTTAATTACCAGGTTGAAAAAAGCAAGTAATG GCCTGGAACTCCATCTTAAGGAACAAATACTGTCCCACCAGGCTTTACAAGAAGCCTTAAGTGACCCAAAAAATGGGGAATCTGCTTTCAAACACCTGAAACAACAG GCTTCTATTTTAGGTAACATGGAAAGATTGCATTTACTTGGTCCAGGAAGGTGTTTTGTTGAGTTTGGAGCTGGGAGAGGAAAGCTGTCTCATTGGGTTGATATTGCCTTAGAGAACGTTGAAAGTGTTCAGTTTTTGCTTGTGGAAAGGGCAACCACAAGATTCAAG GTGGATGGAAAACACAAAAGGAGAGATTCTATATTTGAGAGGCTTCAAGTAGACATTCAGCACTTATGTTTAA ATAAGGTCCCtattttggagaagaaaaaactaCCAGTGGTAGGAATTGGGAAGCATTTGTGTGGTGCTGCAACAG ATCTTGCTTTGAGATGCTTGGTAGAAAGTTACACCACTTGCTGTGATGGAAAAGATGAAGAGCCTGCACCAAAACGCTGCAGGGCTGCTCAGACAGAGGTGGCTCCTCACAAATCAGCTGGTAATGAAAGCACCACAGAAGACCATAAGCCTGTAGCTGGAATTGTTATTGCTCTGTGTTGCCATCACAAGTGTGACTGGACACATTATGTAGGCAGAGAGTTCTTTAAATCAGTAGGACTGGGACCAGTAGAATTCCATTATTTTCAGAGAATGAGCAGTTGGGCCACTTGTGGCATGCAAGAAACCACAGGCAAAGCTTCTACAAGTGAAGACAGTGAAGATCAGACTAATGACACAGAAGAACACGAGCACACACTCAGCAGTACAGCAAGTGGTTCTGATACTTTACAAGG GACACTGAGTGTTGAGGAGAggaaggagctgggctgcctctgcaaACGGCTGATTGATCACGGGCGGATTGAGTATCTACAACAGCAAGGGTACAAGGCTGCACTGCAGTATTACACAGAGGCTGCTGTGTCCTTGGAGAATGTCCTGTTGACAGCTGTCCCAAATCCTTCTGGGATACCCGAGCCAACTATATGA
- the TRMT13 gene encoding tRNA:m(4)X modification enzyme TRM13 homolog isoform X2, producing the protein MAAQGPPGAVVAMAEPEPRRCAHFVLRKKRFCRMIPAPGRRFCGEHGHEEEQNDRKRIPCPLDPKHTVYEDQLQKHLKKCNSREKPKPVYFVQDINAGLKDVSEIPEKQVPLSSLSIEELQNLITRLKKASNGLELHLKEQILSHQALQEALSDPKNGESAFKHLKQQASILGNMERLHLLGPGRCFVEFGAGRGKLSHWVDIALENVESVQFLLVERATTRFKVDGKHKRRDSIFERLQVDIQHLCLNKVPILEKKKLPVVGIGKHLCGAATDLALRCLVESYTTCCDGKDEEPAPKRCRAAQTEVAPHKSAENEQLGHLWHARNHRQSFYK; encoded by the exons ATGGCGGCGCAGGGGCCGCCGGGAGCGGTGGTGGCGATGGCGGAGCCGGAGCCGCGGCGCTGCGCTCACTTCGTGCTGAGGAAGAAGCGCTTCTGCCGGATGATCCCCGCGCCCGGCAGGCGCTTCTGCGGGGAGCACGGGCACGAGGAG GAACAAAATGACAGAAAAAGAATTCCGTGCCCTCTTGATCCAAAACA CACTGTATATGAAGACCAACtacaaaagcatttaaaaaaatgtaactCAAGAGAGAAGCCAAAGCCT gtctaCTTTGTTCAAGATATTAATGCTGGTTTAAAAGATGTCTCAGAAATACCAGAAAAACAA GTTCCTCTATCTTCTCTATCTATTGAAGAGCTGCAGAATTTAATTACCAGGTTGAAAAAAGCAAGTAATG GCCTGGAACTCCATCTTAAGGAACAAATACTGTCCCACCAGGCTTTACAAGAAGCCTTAAGTGACCCAAAAAATGGGGAATCTGCTTTCAAACACCTGAAACAACAG GCTTCTATTTTAGGTAACATGGAAAGATTGCATTTACTTGGTCCAGGAAGGTGTTTTGTTGAGTTTGGAGCTGGGAGAGGAAAGCTGTCTCATTGGGTTGATATTGCCTTAGAGAACGTTGAAAGTGTTCAGTTTTTGCTTGTGGAAAGGGCAACCACAAGATTCAAG GTGGATGGAAAACACAAAAGGAGAGATTCTATATTTGAGAGGCTTCAAGTAGACATTCAGCACTTATGTTTAA ATAAGGTCCCtattttggagaagaaaaaactaCCAGTGGTAGGAATTGGGAAGCATTTGTGTGGTGCTGCAACAG ATCTTGCTTTGAGATGCTTGGTAGAAAGTTACACCACTTGCTGTGATGGAAAAGATGAAGAGCCTGCACCAAAACGCTGCAGGGCTGCTCAGACAGAGGTGGCTCCTCACAAATCAGCTG AGAATGAGCAGTTGGGCCACTTGTGGCATGCAAGAAACCACAGGCAAAGCTTCTACAAGTGA
- the LRRC39 gene encoding leucine-rich repeat-containing protein 39: protein MAETAVCLGTFSAVKTLWEVRIHKINEELQREKEFRQRSAGRLLLVWEERAALAKLKEKVINEGGRAILRIEEEEWKTLPSCLLKLIHLQEWQLHRTSLQKIPQFIGRFHSLVVLDLSRNSIESVPKEIGQLTSLQELLLSYNRIKSVPKEISNCISLERLELAVNRSICDLPPQLSDLKKLSHVDLCMNQFTAIPSALLNMPNLEWLDMGGNKLQELPDAIDRMENLHTLWLQRNEINSLPETIANMKNLSTLVLSNNKLKDIPACMKDMTNLRFVNFRDNPLELEVTLPPCENTDEEQQQEMFGIDFMHMYIQESLKKTGNVESCTSGSPPVMNANE, encoded by the exons ATGGCTGAAACTGCAGTTTGCCTGGGAACATTCTCTGCTGTGAAGACACTCTGGGAAGTGAGAATACACAAGATAAATGAAGAATTACAGAGAGAAAAGGAGTTCAGGCAGAGGTCTGCAGGAAG GCTACTGCTTGTCTGGGAGGAGAGAGCTGCTTTAGCAAAGCTCAAAGAAAAAGTTATTaatgaaggtggaagagcaatttTAAGGATAGAGGAGGAAGAATGGAAG ACATTACCTTCGTGCTTATTGAAACTAATCCATCTCCAGGAATGGCAGCTTCACAGAACTAGTTTGCAGAAAATTCCTCAGTTTATTGGAAGATTTCACAGCCTTGTTGTTCTGGATCTATCCCGGAACTCAATTGAAAGTGTACCTAAAGAAATTG GCCAGCTGACCAGCCTCCAAGAGCTGCTTCTCAGTTACAACAGAATAAAATCTGTTCCTAAGGAAATAAGTAACTGCATCAGTCTGGAAAGATTGGAACTGGCTGTCAACAGAAGTATCTGTGATCTTCCTCCTCAG CTCAGTGATTTAAAGAAGCTGTCACACGTTGATTTGTGCATGAATCAGTTTACTGCCATCCCTTCAGCTCTCCTCAACATGCCAAATCTAGAATGGTTAGATATGGGGGGAAACAAACTCCAGGAGCTTCCTGATGCAATTGACAG AATGGAAAACCTCCACACCTTATGGCTCCAAAGGAATGAAATAAACTCTTTGCCAGAAACCATTGCTAATATGAAAAATCTTAGTACTCTTGTTCTTAGCAACAACAAACTTAAGGATATTCCAGCTTGTATGAAGGACATGACAAATCTGAG ATTTGTCAACTTCAGAGACAACCCACTGGAGCTGGAGGTAACACTCCCTCCATGTGAGAACACAGACGAGGAGCAGCAACAGGAAATGTTTGGCATTGACTTCATGCACATGTATATCCAGGAATCACTCAAAAAAACAG GAAATGTGGAAAGTTGTACTTCTGGTTCTCCTCCTGTCATGAATGCTAATGAATAA
- the DBT gene encoding lipoamide acyltransferase component of branched-chain alpha-keto acid dehydrogenase complex, mitochondrial, which produces MAAVTALRSSCRAAGRLVCIHRVRSCSSIRFIKSKYVCVFDKSAFKFSHQQRLFRTSAVSCGQIVQFKLSDIGEGITEVTVKEWYVKEGDSVSQFDSICEVQSDKASVTITSRYDGIIRKLHYSIDDTAFVGKPLVDIEIDASKGVASEEDVVETPPMSHEEHTHQEIKGHKTLATPAVRRLAMENNIKLSEVVGTGKDNRILKEDILNYLAKQTGAILPPSPKAEIVPPQQRAEAVPAAPKDKARKIPVPVSRPIAFAGKDKTEPVTGFQKAMVKTMSAALKIPHFGYSDEIDLTQLVQLREELKPVAEMRGVKLSFMPFFIKAASLGLLQYPILNASLDENCQNVTYKASHNIGVAMDTEQGLIVPNVKNVQVCSVFDIAVELNRLQSLGSAGQLGTSDLTGGTFTLSNIGTIGGTYAKPVILPPEVAIGAFGKIQVLPRFNSKGEVVKAQIMNVSWSADHRIIDGATMARFSNLWKSYLENPTSMLLDLK; this is translated from the exons ATGGCGGCCGTGACCGCGCTGAGGAGCAGCTGCCGAGCCGCGGGGCGCCTG GTTTGCATTCATCGCGTTAGATCGTGCAGCAGCATTCGCTTTATAAAATCAAAATATGTGTGCGTGTTTGACAAATCTGCCTTCAAGTTTAGTCATCAACAGCGATTATTCAGAACATCTGCTG TTTCATGTGGCCAAATTGTCCAGTTTAAGCTTTCTGACATTGGAGAAGGAATTACAGAGGTGACTGTAAAAGAATG GTACGTAAAGGAAGGTGACAGTGTGTCTCAGTTTGACAGCATCTGTGAGGTGCAGAGTGACAAAGCCTCTGTTACTATCACCAGTCGTTACGATGGCATCATCAGAAAACTCCATTACAGCATAGATGATACTGCTTTTGTTGGAAAACCACTGGTGGACATTGAAATTGATGCTTCAAAAG GTGTTGCCTCAGAAGAAGATGTTGTTGAAACACCTCCTATGTCTCATGAAGAGCACACTCACCAAGAGATAAAAGGTCACAAAACATTAGCAACCCCTGCAGTTCGTCGCCTGGCCATGGAGAACAAT ATTAAATTGAGTGAAGTTGTTGGGACAGGAAAGGATAACAGAATCCTTAAAGAAGATATACTCAACTACTTGGCCAAACAAACAGGAGCTATTTTGCCTCCATCGCCGAAGGCTGAAATTGTCCCACCTCAGCAGAGAGCagaggctgtgccagctgctccaAAGGACAAAGCACGCAAAATCCCCGTACCTGTTTCCAGACCCATTGCATTTGCAGGAAAAGATAAAACTGAACCTGTAACAG GTTTTCAGAAGGCCATGGTAAAGACTATGAGTGCAGCCCTGAAGATCCCCCACTTTGGTTATTCTGATGAGATTGATTTGACTCAGCTTGTtcagctgagagaagagctgaaGCCTGTAGCTGAAATGCGTGGAGTTAAGCTTTCCTTTATGCCTTTCTTCATAAAG GCAGCCTCTCTGGGATTGCTGCAGTATCCCATTCTTAATGCTTCTTTGGATGAGAACTGTCAAAATGTCACATATAAG GCTTCACACAACATCGGAGTTGCAATGGACACAGAGCAAGGTTTAATCGTCCCAAACGTGAAAAATGTTCAGGTCTGCAGTGTGTTTGACATTGCTGTGGAATTAAATCGCCTCCAGTCCTTGGGTTCTGCAGGCCAGCTGGGAACAAGTGACCTCACTGGGGGAACATTCACCCTTTCAAATATTGGCACA ATTGGTGGCACTTATGCCAAACCAGTGATACTGCCTCCTGAAGTAGCTATTGGAGCATTTGGAAAGATACAG GTTCTTCCTCGGTTTAATAGCAAAGGTGAAGTAGTTAAAGCACAAATAATGAATGTGAGTTGGTCAGCTGATCACCGCATCATTGATGGAGCTACCATGGCCCGGTTTTCTAACTTGTGGAAATCTTACTTGGAGAACCCTACTTCAATGCTGCTGGACCTTAAATAA